CGGCACGGCCGGCCAGCCGGGCAACCCGACGGCAGAGGACGTTGCCGCCGCCGAGGACATGTCGGCGGGCGACCGCCGGCAGATGATCGGCGGCATGGTCGAGGGCCTTGCGGCGAAGCTTCAGGAAAATCCCGACAATTTCGAAGGGTGGATGCGCATCATCCGTTCCTATGTTGTGCTGGATCAAAGGCCGAAGGCCGAGGCGGCGCTAATGACGGCGCTGAAAACCTTCCCGGCGGACAGCGAGAACGGAAGACAGCTTCTCGCGCTGGCGCGGGAACTGTCGATTTCGGTTGAGGGCAGCGGACAATGACACGCAAACAGAAACGTCTGGCGGTGATCGGTGGCGGCGTCGCCTTCCTCGTCGCGGCAGTGCTGCTGGTCATGTTCGCCTTCAGCCAGTCGATCGCCTATTTCTACGTGCCGGGCGACCTCGCCAAGGCGAACCTCGCGCCGGGCACCCGCATCCGCCTCGGCGGCCTCGTGGAGGCCGGCACGGTCAAGCGCGGCGAGGGCTCCACCATAACCTTCACGGTGACCGACACGCTCGCCAACGTGCCGGTGACCTATACCGGCATCCTGCCGGACCTCTTCCGAGAGGGGCAGGGGGTCGTCGCCGAGGGGGCCTTCGGCACGGATGGACTTTTCGTCGCCGACACGGTTCTCGCCAAGCATGACGAGACCTATATGCCCAAGGATGTGGCCGACCGCCTGAAGGCGCAGGGCGTCGAGCTTTCCGGTAAGGAAACGATCAAATGATCATCGAGCTTGGACATTATGCTCTCGTGCTGGCGCTGGCGACGGTCGTCGTCCAGTTCGTCCTGCCGCTGGTCGGTACGCTTCGCAACGACCGCTCGCTGATGGCCGTGGCTCCTGCCGCGGCCCTTGCCGGCTTCATGCTCGTGCTCTTCTCCTTCTCGGTGCTGACCTTCGCCTATGTCGTCTCCGACTTCTCGGTCGCCAACGTCTTCGAGAACTCGCATTCGCTGAAGCCGATGATCTACAAGATCTCCGGTGTCTGGGGGAACCACGAGGGCTCGATGATGCTCTGGCTCCTCATCCTCTCCTTCTTCAGCGCGATGGTCGCAACCTTCGGCGCCAACCTGCCGGAGCGGCTGCGCGCCAACGTGCTGGCGGTGCAGGGGCTGATCTCGGTGGCCTTCGCCCTCTTCATCCTGCTGACGTCCAATCCGTTCCTGCGCCTTTCGCCGGCGCCGCCCGAAGGGCGGGACCTCAATCCGGTGCTGCAGGACATCGGCCTCGCCATCCATCCGCCGCTGCTCTATCTCGGCTATGTCGGCTTTTCCGTCTGCTTCTCCTTCGCCATTGCGGCGCTGATCGACGGGCGCATCGATGCGGCCTGGGCGCGCTGGGTGCGGCCCTGGGCGCTCGCCGCCTGGTCCTTCCTCACGGCGGGCATCGCCATGGGCTCCTACTGGGCCTATTACGAGCTCGGCTGGGGCGGCTGGTGGTTCTGGGACCCGGTGGAGAACGCTTCCTTCATCCCGTGGCTCGCCGGCACGGCGCTGCTGCATTCCGCGCTCGTCATGGAAAAGCGCGAGGCGCTGAAGATCTGGACCGTGCTGCTCGCGATCCTCACCTTCTCCATGTCGCTGCTCGGCACCTTCCTCGTGCGCTCGGGCGTGCTGACCTCGGTGCATGCTTTCGCGACCGATCCGACGCGCGGCGTTTTCATCCTCGGCATCCTCGTCTTCTTCATCGGCGGGGCGCTGTCGCTCTTCGCCTTCCGCGCCGCGACGCTCAAGGCCGGCGGCCTCTTCGCGCCGATCTCGCGCGAGGGCGCGCTCGTCCTCAACAATCTTATCCTGACGACAGCGGCGGCGACGGTGCTGACCGGCACGCTCTATCCGCTCGTGCTGGAAGCGCTGACGGGCGAGAAAATCTCCGTCGGCCCGCCCTTCTTCAACCTCACCTTCGGCCTTCTGATGCTGCCGCTGCTGCTGGCCGTGCCCTTCGGGCCGCTGCTCGCCTGGAAGCGGGGCGATATTCTCGCCGCCGGCCAGCGCCTCTTCGCGGCGGTCGGCATCGGCCTCGTCGTGGCGGCGGCTGTCGTCTATGCGCATGACGGCGGCCCGGTGCTCGCCTATTTCGGCCTCGCCATCGGCTTCTACATGATCGCGGGCGCGATCACCGATCTGTGGCTGCGCGCCGGCATCGGCAAGGTGGCCGGCAATGTCGCCTTCCGCCGCTTCATCGGCCTGCCGGGCTCGGCTTTCGGCACGGCGCTCGCGCATATCGGCATCGGCGTCACGGTCGTCGGCATCATCGCGGTCACCGCCTTCGAGACCGAGCACGTGGTGGAGATGAAGCCCGGCGCGCAGGTCGAGGCCGGCGGCTACACCCTGACCTTCGACGGCATGCGCCGCGGGCAGGGGCCGAATTATACGGAAGAAGCCGGCCACTTCACCGTAGCGCGCGGCGGCGTGATCGTCACCGA
The Shinella zoogloeoides DNA segment above includes these coding regions:
- a CDS encoding heme lyase CcmF/NrfE family subunit, with the protein product MIIELGHYALVLALATVVVQFVLPLVGTLRNDRSLMAVAPAAALAGFMLVLFSFSVLTFAYVVSDFSVANVFENSHSLKPMIYKISGVWGNHEGSMMLWLLILSFFSAMVATFGANLPERLRANVLAVQGLISVAFALFILLTSNPFLRLSPAPPEGRDLNPVLQDIGLAIHPPLLYLGYVGFSVCFSFAIAALIDGRIDAAWARWVRPWALAAWSFLTAGIAMGSYWAYYELGWGGWWFWDPVENASFIPWLAGTALLHSALVMEKREALKIWTVLLAILTFSMSLLGTFLVRSGVLTSVHAFATDPTRGVFILGILVFFIGGALSLFAFRAATLKAGGLFAPISREGALVLNNLILTTAAATVLTGTLYPLVLEALTGEKISVGPPFFNLTFGLLMLPLLLAVPFGPLLAWKRGDILAAGQRLFAAVGIGLVVAAAVVYAHDGGPVLAYFGLAIGFYMIAGAITDLWLRAGIGKVAGNVAFRRFIGLPGSAFGTALAHIGIGVTVVGIIAVTAFETEHVVEMKPGAQVEAGGYTLTFDGMRRGQGPNYTEEAGHFTVARGGVIVTEIWSSKRLYMARRMPTTEAGIRTFGFSQLYVSLGDAMADGGIVVRVWWKPMILCIWIGALIMMAGGAVSLCDRRLRVGAPQKARKVKPVLEAAE
- the ccmE gene encoding cytochrome c maturation protein CcmE gives rise to the protein MTRKQKRLAVIGGGVAFLVAAVLLVMFAFSQSIAYFYVPGDLAKANLAPGTRIRLGGLVEAGTVKRGEGSTITFTVTDTLANVPVTYTGILPDLFREGQGVVAEGAFGTDGLFVADTVLAKHDETYMPKDVADRLKAQGVELSGKETIK